Proteins co-encoded in one Gemmatimonadaceae bacterium genomic window:
- a CDS encoding iron-sulfur cluster assembly accessory protein: MDAEGVSPDVGGLRVSVQPGGCSGFKYGLLIEDQAAEDDYILSQEGFRMFVDPFSAQYINQVTIDYVSSMQGSGFTFKNPNATGGCGCGSSFTA, translated from the coding sequence ATGGACGCGGAGGGCGTGTCGCCAGACGTCGGCGGTCTTCGCGTGAGCGTCCAGCCCGGTGGCTGCAGCGGCTTCAAGTACGGCCTGCTGATCGAGGACCAGGCGGCGGAGGACGACTACATCCTGTCGCAGGAAGGGTTCCGCATGTTCGTCGACCCGTTCTCGGCGCAGTACATCAACCAGGTCACCATCGACTACGTCTCGTCGATGCAGGGTTCCGGGTTTACCTTCAAGAACCCCAACGCCACCGGTGGCTGTGGCTGTGGTAGTTCCTTCACTGCCTAA
- the nagB gene encoding glucosamine-6-phosphate deaminase yields MHTPGAAAKSEARESLSTNRGPSYSPALPMSDAHSKERIPTIVVDEHEDIARVVAARMATLIRERAAAGRPLVLGLATGSTPIGVYRELIRMHRDEGLSFRHVVTFNLDEYYPMAPDSVHSYHRFMWENLFSQIDIVRENVHIPRGDVPRDEVDAHVRAYEAAIRAAGGIDFQILGIGKTGHIGFNEPGSGAESRTRLVTLDMITRRDAAADFFGEDNVPREALTMGVASILDAREIAILATGEHKSAIVRRAVEGAIATDVAATFLQRHPATTFYIDRAAAADLTRISTPWLLDEVTWSEELTIRAVVWLSLTERKAILKLTQRDYAEHHLSSLVARFGSAGEVNGHVFNALGAKIRGRSKLPVKKRILCFSPHPDDDVISMGGILRKLVLNENDITVAYMTSGNIAVFDHDVRRYVDFLARLANDRQLDVEAIEAMRDRVYGFLAAKHPGDVDTAEVQDIKRIIRESEAISGIETMGLDATAARFLNLPFYQTGKVRKDPIGPADVAIVKAILLEKQPDIIYVAGDLSDPHGTHRMCKEAIEGALAQLAEDERTRRREDEGAPPSSLLPEVWLYRGAWQEWPITEATYLVPISQDELKLKIQAIFKHQSQKDSAPFPGQDDREFWQRVEARNKDTAALLDQLGLAEYFAMEAYVVM; encoded by the coding sequence ATGCACACGCCGGGTGCCGCCGCGAAGTCCGAGGCCCGCGAGTCGTTGTCGACGAATCGCGGGCCTTCGTATTCCCCGGCTCTCCCCATGAGCGACGCCCACTCCAAAGAGCGCATCCCCACCATCGTCGTCGACGAACACGAGGACATCGCCCGTGTCGTCGCGGCCCGCATGGCCACCCTCATCCGCGAACGCGCGGCCGCCGGACGCCCCCTGGTGCTCGGCCTCGCCACCGGCTCCACCCCCATCGGCGTCTATCGGGAACTCATCCGCATGCACCGCGACGAGGGGCTCTCGTTTCGTCACGTGGTGACGTTCAACCTGGACGAGTACTATCCGATGGCGCCGGACAGCGTGCACTCCTACCACCGCTTCATGTGGGAGAACCTGTTCTCGCAGATCGACATCGTGCGCGAGAACGTGCACATCCCGCGCGGCGACGTTCCCCGCGACGAGGTCGACGCGCACGTGCGCGCCTACGAGGCGGCGATCCGTGCCGCCGGCGGGATCGACTTTCAGATCCTCGGCATCGGCAAGACGGGGCACATCGGCTTCAACGAGCCGGGGTCGGGCGCCGAGAGTCGCACGCGGCTCGTGACGTTGGACATGATCACGCGCCGCGATGCGGCGGCGGACTTCTTTGGCGAGGACAACGTCCCGCGCGAAGCGCTCACGATGGGCGTGGCGTCGATCCTCGACGCGCGCGAAATCGCCATCCTCGCCACGGGCGAGCACAAGTCGGCGATCGTGCGCCGCGCAGTGGAAGGCGCCATCGCGACCGATGTCGCGGCGACGTTCCTGCAGCGCCACCCGGCCACCACGTTCTACATCGATCGTGCCGCCGCCGCCGACCTTACGCGCATTTCCACCCCGTGGCTGCTGGACGAGGTCACGTGGAGCGAGGAGCTGACGATTCGCGCCGTGGTCTGGCTCTCGCTCACGGAGCGGAAGGCGATCCTCAAGCTCACGCAGCGCGACTACGCCGAGCATCACCTGTCGTCGCTGGTGGCGCGGTTCGGGAGCGCGGGGGAGGTGAACGGTCACGTCTTCAACGCGTTAGGCGCGAAGATCCGCGGGCGGTCCAAGCTTCCGGTGAAAAAGCGGATCCTCTGCTTCTCGCCGCACCCCGACGACGACGTGATCTCGATGGGCGGGATCCTGCGCAAGCTGGTGCTCAACGAGAACGACATCACCGTGGCGTACATGACGAGCGGGAACATCGCCGTCTTCGACCATGACGTGCGCCGCTACGTCGATTTCCTGGCGCGCCTGGCCAACGATCGACAGCTGGACGTGGAGGCCATCGAGGCGATGCGCGACCGCGTGTACGGCTTCCTTGCCGCCAAGCATCCGGGCGACGTGGACACGGCCGAGGTGCAGGACATCAAGCGCATCATTCGCGAATCGGAAGCGATCTCGGGGATCGAGACGATGGGGCTCGACGCCACGGCGGCGCGCTTCCTCAACCTCCCCTTCTACCAGACGGGGAAGGTGCGCAAGGACCCGATTGGCCCGGCCGACGTGGCGATCGTGAAGGCGATCCTCCTCGAGAAGCAGCCGGACATCATCTACGTGGCGGGCGACCTGTCGGACCCGCACGGGACGCACCGGATGTGCAAGGAGGCCATCGAGGGAGCGCTCGCGCAGTTGGCAGAAGACGAGAGGACGAGAAGACGAGAAGACGAGGGGGCTCCACCTTCCTCGTTGCTGCCTGAGGTTTGGCTGTATCGGGGGGCGTGGCAGGAGTGGCCGATCACGGAGGCGACGTACCTCGTGCCCATCTCGCAGGACGAGCTCAAGCTCAAGATCCAGGCGATCTTCAAGCACCAGTCGCAGAAGGACTCGGCGCCCTTTCCCGGGCAGGACGATCGCGAGTTCTGGCAGCGCGTCGAGGCGCGCAACAAGGACACGGCCGCGCTCCTGGACCAGCTCGGCCTGGCCGAGTACTTCGCGATGGAGGCCTATGTCGTCATGTAA
- a CDS encoding sodium:solute symporter: MSARFTALDAIVLLAYLAGTTALGMWVGRRQNDARDYFVADRAIPWWAVMFSIVATETSALTFISIPGLAYTGNLGFLQVAAGYILGRIVVAYALLPRYYQGELVTAYALLEKRFGSATRRLTSIVFMITRAMADAVRVFATAIPVALILGDRVPKSALMPSAILILGVLTIIYTYRGGMKAVVWTELVQAGVYIFGGASAIVLLGQSVEGGWSAILAQAGAQGKLTVLDWYTGIDRAHTVFAGLIGGAFLAMASHGADQLIVQRLLSSRSLKDAQRAIIGSGIAVFFQFTLFLFIGVGLFVFYGGKPFGAPDAVFPTFIVERMPPGLVGLLIAAIVAATMSTHSGAINSLAAATTHDIYLPLTGRKPDEERTLKAGKLFALGWGIVLTGGALLFKEQGTPVVVVALGIASFTYGGLLGTFFLGNFWARANQRDAITGLVLGIAAMSFVVFAKQLSTAYPSLADTLGPLSRVAWPWYVLIGTSITFVIGMLSSLTHPAPPSLPATSTAKGA; this comes from the coding sequence ATGAGTGCACGGTTCACGGCGCTCGACGCCATCGTCCTCCTTGCCTACCTGGCCGGGACCACCGCGTTAGGCATGTGGGTGGGACGGCGGCAGAACGACGCGCGCGACTACTTCGTCGCCGATCGCGCGATTCCGTGGTGGGCGGTGATGTTCTCCATCGTTGCCACCGAGACCAGCGCCCTCACCTTCATCTCCATCCCGGGGCTGGCCTACACGGGGAACCTGGGCTTCTTGCAGGTGGCGGCCGGGTACATTCTTGGGCGCATCGTCGTGGCGTACGCCCTCCTCCCGCGCTACTACCAGGGGGAGCTGGTCACCGCCTACGCGCTGCTGGAGAAGCGCTTTGGAAGTGCCACGCGCCGCCTGACGTCCATCGTCTTCATGATCACGCGCGCCATGGCCGACGCCGTGCGCGTCTTCGCCACCGCGATCCCGGTCGCCCTCATCCTGGGCGACCGCGTCCCCAAGTCGGCGCTCATGCCGTCGGCCATCCTCATCCTCGGCGTCCTCACCATCATCTACACGTACCGCGGCGGGATGAAGGCGGTGGTGTGGACGGAGCTGGTGCAGGCCGGCGTCTACATCTTTGGCGGCGCGTCGGCCATCGTCCTCCTCGGACAGTCGGTCGAGGGGGGATGGTCGGCGATCCTGGCGCAGGCCGGGGCGCAGGGCAAGCTCACCGTCCTCGACTGGTACACCGGGATCGATCGCGCGCACACCGTGTTCGCGGGGCTCATTGGCGGGGCGTTCCTGGCCATGGCATCGCACGGCGCCGACCAACTCATCGTGCAGCGCCTCCTCTCGTCGCGGTCGCTCAAGGACGCACAACGGGCCATCATCGGGAGCGGGATCGCCGTCTTCTTCCAGTTCACGCTCTTCCTGTTCATCGGCGTCGGATTGTTTGTCTTCTACGGCGGCAAGCCGTTCGGCGCACCCGACGCCGTCTTCCCCACCTTCATCGTGGAGCGAATGCCGCCGGGGCTGGTGGGGCTCCTCATAGCCGCGATCGTGGCGGCCACGATGAGCACGCACTCCGGGGCCATCAACTCGCTCGCGGCCGCCACCACGCACGACATCTATCTCCCCCTCACGGGGCGCAAGCCTGACGAGGAGCGCACGCTCAAGGCCGGGAAGCTCTTTGCCCTGGGGTGGGGCATCGTCCTCACCGGCGGCGCACTCCTCTTCAAGGAGCAGGGGACGCCGGTCGTGGTCGTCGCACTCGGCATTGCGTCGTTCACGTATGGCGGGCTGCTGGGGACCTTCTTCCTGGGGAACTTCTGGGCGCGCGCCAACCAGCGCGACGCCATCACCGGGCTCGTGCTCGGGATCGCGGCGATGTCGTTCGTGGTCTTCGCGAAGCAGCTGTCGACCGCCTATCCTTCCCTGGCCGACACGCTCGGTCCGCTCTCGCGCGTCGCGTGGCCCTGGTACGTACTCATCGGAACTTCCATCACCTTCGTCATCGGCATGCTGTCGTCGCTCACTCATCCTGCCCCGCCTTCGCTCCCCGCCACCTCCACCGCCAAGGGCGCATGA
- a CDS encoding CDP-alcohol phosphatidyltransferase family protein translates to MKSLWEAIIRGYLKVIAPVADWMVRHRINPNTITTVGTLCSMAAGAIFAAGHIRTAGWVLGLTALFDVLDGTVARRTGRSTVFGAFYDSTLDRVADGALLGGLTIFFARNNVHQSIPPLMGTPMVAVLILGGIGTFLTSYTRARAESLGIDAKVGMLQRPERITLLSAPQAFFGLALNGWVLITICVLLSVTAWITAVQRILYVYRVTKPAIDADQASSAPSAPATGAHAQHPASAGHAAR, encoded by the coding sequence ATGAAGAGTCTCTGGGAAGCGATCATACGCGGGTACCTGAAGGTGATCGCCCCCGTGGCGGACTGGATGGTTCGGCATCGCATCAATCCCAACACAATCACCACGGTCGGCACCCTTTGCTCGATGGCGGCAGGGGCGATCTTTGCCGCCGGACACATCCGCACCGCGGGGTGGGTCCTGGGGCTCACGGCACTGTTCGACGTGCTGGATGGGACTGTGGCTCGGCGCACGGGGCGCTCCACCGTGTTCGGGGCGTTCTACGACTCCACGCTCGATCGTGTAGCTGACGGCGCGCTGCTGGGCGGCCTCACGATCTTCTTCGCGCGCAACAACGTTCACCAGAGCATTCCGCCGTTGATGGGGACGCCGATGGTGGCGGTGCTCATTCTCGGCGGCATCGGGACGTTCCTCACGTCGTACACGCGGGCGCGTGCGGAAAGCCTCGGGATCGACGCGAAGGTCGGGATGCTGCAGCGTCCGGAGCGTATCACCCTGCTCTCGGCGCCGCAGGCATTCTTCGGACTCGCCCTCAACGGGTGGGTGCTCATCACCATCTGCGTGCTGCTGTCGGTGACGGCGTGGATCACCGCGGTGCAGCGCATCCTCTACGTTTACCGCGTGACGAAGCCGGCTATCGACGCCGACCAGGCTTCGAGCGCCCCCAGCGCGCCGGCCACCGGCGCCCACGCGCAGCACCCCGCCTCGGCGGGGCACGCCGCGCGCTAA
- a CDS encoding 2-oxo acid dehydrogenase subunit E2 — MARIDVVMPQMGESIAEGTMSRWLKKVGDTIKRDEPLFEISTDKVDAEIPAPSAGILVEILVTDGQTVPVQAVVARLETDASAAAAMPAQAPSEPAASGPAAAAGGGAPPAIESVAERASVPNHSTAHPILPAAAGATAPLGASTAPGASSGSFEDRLRTKSSPLVRKIAAEHGIQIAGLQGSGIAGRVTKKDILQAIEAGVTTPSAASAPGLRPGAAPAPMASMYAPGGFGFEPPVVQPWPGDVVEPMSKIRRLTAGHMVYSKQTSAHVTTFFEMDLTRVARIRQRMRADFEAQYGEKLTFLPFITQAVVQGLRKFPVINAAVRGTDIVFRKQYNIGIAVALDWGLIVPVVKQADSLSLVGLTRNINDLAGRARNKKLKPEDVQDASFTITNPGVFGSVVGTPVIPQPTVAILCLGAIEKRPKVIAGADGEDTIAIRTCAYFSLSFDHRIVDGSDADAFMAFLKKQLETIPDTGF, encoded by the coding sequence TTGGCTCGCATCGACGTGGTCATGCCCCAGATGGGGGAATCGATCGCCGAGGGGACGATGTCCCGCTGGCTCAAGAAGGTCGGCGACACCATCAAGCGCGACGAACCGCTGTTCGAGATCTCCACGGACAAGGTCGACGCGGAGATCCCGGCGCCGTCGGCAGGGATCCTCGTCGAGATCCTGGTGACGGACGGACAGACGGTCCCGGTGCAGGCGGTGGTGGCGCGCCTGGAGACTGATGCGAGTGCCGCGGCGGCGATGCCGGCGCAGGCGCCGAGCGAGCCGGCGGCGAGCGGGCCGGCGGCGGCAGCCGGCGGGGGGGCCCCCCCCGCTATCGAATCTGTCGCCGAGCGCGCGTCGGTACCCAACCATTCCACCGCGCACCCCATCCTTCCAGCGGCAGCCGGCGCCACGGCACCACTCGGCGCCTCGACGGCGCCAGGCGCATCGTCCGGCTCGTTCGAGGATCGCCTCCGCACCAAGTCGTCGCCGCTCGTGCGGAAGATCGCCGCCGAGCATGGGATCCAGATCGCTGGCCTCCAGGGAAGCGGGATCGCCGGGCGCGTCACCAAGAAGGACATCCTCCAGGCCATCGAGGCCGGAGTGACGACGCCGAGTGCGGCCAGCGCGCCGGGGTTGCGACCAGGGGCGGCGCCGGCGCCGATGGCGTCGATGTATGCCCCGGGCGGCTTCGGTTTCGAGCCCCCGGTCGTGCAGCCGTGGCCGGGCGACGTGGTCGAGCCGATGTCCAAGATCCGGCGCCTCACCGCCGGCCACATGGTCTACTCCAAGCAGACGTCGGCCCACGTCACGACGTTCTTCGAGATGGACCTCACGCGCGTGGCGCGCATCCGCCAGCGCATGCGCGCCGACTTCGAGGCGCAGTACGGGGAGAAGCTCACCTTCCTCCCCTTCATCACGCAGGCGGTGGTGCAGGGGCTGCGCAAGTTCCCGGTCATCAACGCCGCGGTGCGCGGGACCGACATCGTCTTCCGCAAGCAGTACAACATCGGGATTGCCGTGGCGCTGGACTGGGGGCTCATCGTCCCGGTCGTGAAGCAGGCCGACTCGCTGTCGCTCGTTGGGCTCACGCGCAACATCAACGACCTGGCGGGACGCGCGCGCAACAAGAAGCTCAAGCCCGAGGACGTGCAGGACGCATCGTTCACCATCACCAACCCGGGCGTCTTTGGCTCGGTGGTGGGGACACCGGTGATCCCCCAGCCCACGGTGGCGATCCTTTGCCTCGGCGCCATCGAGAAGCGTCCCAAGGTCATTGCCGGCGCCGATGGCGAAGACACGATTGCCATCCGCACCTGCGCGTACTTCTCGCTCTCGTTCGACCATCGCATCGTCGACGGTTCCGACGCCGATGCCTTCATGGCGTTCCTCAAGAAGCAGCTCGAGACCATCCCCGACACCGGATTCTGA
- a CDS encoding serine hydrolase, producing MFHSPSSRTLRADHVSGLARARAGGLTRTFAGTVALALRGALLAVLLTACRVGGQGPSPAPLPRISAEAASARGVDLATLQSRLDGAVRDAVRDGAFPGAIAVVGSKDGILAMSSGGQLDANDPSVPNERTIWDLASLTKVIGMTSAMERLVQGGKVDLEAPVQRYLPDWTGPGKDQVRVRHLLTHSAGLPSWRPLYKEATTPAQAMALVLATQLDTIPGARMVYSDLGAILLGEIVRRVSGAPLDVFVTREVFAPLGMRETGWRPAPSLKPRIAPTEIDPWRQRHLRGEVHDENAYALGGMTGHAGLFSTAADLTRLARMYLGYGQLDGVRVLDSTTIARFTSRPESSLSNRALGWEKPNGSNSAGHRMSPAAFGHTGFTGTSVWIDPGNDIFVILLTNRVNPTRENRKIGQVRIAVADAVMGALQGCAAGASLLECPAGGR from the coding sequence ATGTTCCATTCGCCGTCGTCCCGGACACTCCGCGCCGACCACGTCTCCGGCCTCGCTCGCGCACGCGCGGGCGGGCTCACGCGTACGTTCGCGGGCACCGTCGCGCTCGCGCTTCGTGGGGCGCTGCTCGCCGTGCTCCTCACCGCGTGCCGCGTAGGTGGACAGGGGCCCTCCCCCGCCCCGCTCCCCCGCATCTCGGCCGAGGCAGCCAGCGCACGCGGCGTCGACCTCGCCACGCTGCAGTCGCGCCTGGATGGCGCGGTGCGGGACGCAGTGCGGGATGGCGCATTTCCCGGCGCGATTGCCGTGGTGGGGAGCAAGGACGGGATCCTGGCCATGTCGAGCGGCGGCCAGCTCGACGCCAACGATCCCAGCGTGCCTAACGAACGCACCATCTGGGACCTGGCCTCGCTCACCAAGGTGATCGGGATGACGTCGGCCATGGAGCGCCTGGTGCAAGGCGGCAAGGTCGACCTCGAGGCACCGGTGCAACGCTACCTCCCGGACTGGACCGGTCCGGGCAAGGACCAGGTGCGCGTGCGCCACCTCCTCACGCACTCGGCGGGACTCCCGTCGTGGCGTCCGCTGTACAAGGAGGCCACGACGCCGGCGCAGGCCATGGCGCTCGTCCTCGCCACGCAGCTCGACACCATCCCCGGTGCGCGCATGGTCTACAGCGACCTGGGGGCGATCCTGCTGGGCGAGATCGTTCGCCGTGTGTCCGGCGCGCCGCTGGATGTCTTCGTCACGCGCGAGGTCTTTGCGCCGTTAGGCATGCGCGAGACGGGGTGGCGCCCAGCGCCCTCGCTCAAGCCGCGCATTGCCCCCACCGAGATCGACCCATGGCGCCAGCGTCACCTGCGCGGCGAGGTCCACGACGAGAATGCCTATGCACTGGGCGGGATGACCGGGCACGCCGGGCTCTTCTCCACCGCCGCTGACCTCACACGCCTGGCGCGCATGTACCTGGGCTACGGACAGTTGGACGGCGTGCGCGTGCTCGACTCCACGACGATCGCGCGCTTCACGTCACGCCCCGAGTCGTCGCTCTCCAACCGGGCGCTGGGGTGGGAGAAGCCCAACGGGTCGAACTCGGCCGGTCACCGCATGTCGCCGGCCGCGTTTGGTCACACCGGCTTCACCGGGACGTCGGTCTGGATCGATCCCGGGAACGATATCTTCGTCATCCTGCTAACCAATCGTGTGAATCCGACGCGCGAGAACCGGAAGATCGGGCAGGTCCGGATCGCCGTTGCCGACGCCGTGATGGGGGCGCTTCAAGGGTGCGCCGCGGGCGCGTCATTGCTTGAATGCCCCGCTGGCGGGCGATAG
- a CDS encoding PHP domain-containing protein, with protein MSDPAAMTAPGEGTVARVDLHMHSTASDGSQTPDAVVAAALAAGVHAIALTDHDTVAGVPLAREAAAGTALRVIAGVELSAYQGDEETHLLGLHLADLASMERALEAFREARRDRGAQMVARLNAIGVKITFQDVLDAAGSGAIGRPHVAKALVENGWARDNRDAFDRYLGAGRPAYLDKRRLSLLDAIAMVHDCGGIAVLAHPGGEGTLTRLTALKAMGLDGVEVLHPSHGAEDRKRLLAVTEHLDLVPSGGSDSHGATGGSRVIGALAVPVEWLERQDARVESRRAGVAA; from the coding sequence GTGAGTGATCCGGCCGCCATGACGGCACCGGGCGAGGGAACGGTGGCGCGCGTCGACTTGCACATGCACTCGACCGCGTCCGACGGCTCGCAGACCCCGGATGCGGTTGTGGCGGCGGCGCTGGCCGCCGGCGTCCACGCCATCGCGCTCACCGACCACGATACTGTGGCGGGGGTCCCGCTGGCGCGCGAGGCGGCGGCGGGAACGGCGTTGCGCGTGATTGCCGGCGTCGAGCTGTCCGCATACCAGGGCGACGAGGAAACACACCTCCTCGGCTTGCACCTGGCGGATCTCGCGAGCATGGAACGGGCCCTCGAGGCGTTTCGCGAGGCGCGCCGCGATCGCGGGGCGCAGATGGTGGCGCGCCTCAACGCGATCGGGGTGAAGATCACCTTCCAGGACGTGCTGGACGCCGCGGGGAGCGGCGCCATCGGGCGCCCGCACGTGGCCAAGGCACTCGTCGAGAACGGGTGGGCGCGCGACAACCGCGACGCCTTCGATCGCTACCTGGGGGCAGGGCGCCCCGCGTACCTCGACAAGCGACGCCTCTCGCTCCTCGACGCGATCGCGATGGTGCACGACTGCGGCGGGATCGCGGTGCTGGCCCACCCCGGCGGCGAGGGGACGCTGACGCGCCTCACCGCGCTCAAGGCGATGGGGCTCGACGGCGTCGAGGTGTTGCACCCGTCGCATGGCGCCGAGGACCGCAAGCGCCTCCTGGCTGTCACCGAGCACCTCGACCTCGTCCCGTCGGGCGGCTCCGACTCGCACGGCGCCACCGGCGGGTCGCGCGTCATTGGCGCGTTGGCCGTCCCGGTGGAATGGCTGGAGCGGCAGGACGCGCGCGTCGAGTCGCGGCGCGCCGGTGTCGCTGCCTAA
- a CDS encoding DedA family protein, producing MDLIHTFIDYVLHLDQHLTALVAWAGVWTYVVLALIIFAETGLVVTPFLPGDSLLFAVGALAAATGTLSVTLMFILLAVCAIVGDAVNYWLGSKFGAQAAAGKLPLVKAAHIQRTHEFYERHGGKTIILARFIPIIRTFAPFVAGAGSMSYQRFALYNVAGGTAWVGIMLFAGYFFGNIPVVKSNFSLVVLGIIIVSIIPGVVAVWQERQRIVAERSRRP from the coding sequence ATGGACCTGATCCACACCTTCATCGACTACGTCCTGCACCTGGACCAGCACCTCACCGCACTCGTGGCGTGGGCGGGGGTGTGGACCTACGTAGTGCTGGCGCTGATCATCTTCGCCGAGACCGGGCTGGTTGTGACGCCGTTCCTGCCCGGCGATTCGCTCCTCTTTGCGGTGGGGGCGCTCGCCGCCGCGACCGGGACGCTCAGCGTCACGCTGATGTTCATCCTGCTCGCCGTCTGCGCGATTGTCGGCGACGCGGTGAACTACTGGCTGGGGAGCAAGTTCGGCGCGCAGGCCGCGGCGGGGAAACTCCCGCTCGTAAAGGCCGCGCACATCCAGCGCACGCACGAGTTCTACGAGCGGCACGGCGGGAAGACGATCATCCTGGCGCGCTTCATCCCCATCATCCGCACCTTTGCCCCGTTTGTCGCCGGCGCGGGCTCGATGTCGTACCAGCGCTTTGCGCTTTACAACGTCGCCGGAGGGACGGCGTGGGTGGGCATCATGCTGTTCGCGGGATACTTCTTCGGCAACATCCCGGTGGTGAAGAGCAACTTCTCGCTGGTGGTGCTGGGAATCATCATCGTCTCGATCATCCCCGGTGTGGTGGCGGTGTGGCAGGAGCGGCAGCGGATCGTGGCGGAGAGGAGCCGTCGTCCATAG
- a CDS encoding inositol-3-phosphate synthase: protein MAGVESVRRGMSQPIGSLTQMATIRLGKRTEHRAPLIKDFVPLTDLKDIVFGAWDPIADDAYTAARKAGVLEDRDLEPLKDFLSSIVPMPAVFESRYVTRLTNTTNVKSGKTKRDLAEQLRQDIRDFKAKNDCERVVAVWCASTETFIKPGPQHATVEQFERAMEANDDAIAPSMLYAWACIMEDVPYCNGAPNLAVDTPALIELANQRGVPISGKDFKTGQTWMKTVIAPGLKARMLGLAGWYSTNILGNRDGEVLDDPASFKTKEESKLSVLHTILQPEQYPALYKDFSHVVRINYYPPRGDNKEGWDNIDIVGWMGYPMQIKVNFLCRDSILAAPLVLDLALLSDFAHRAGMKGIQEWLSFYYKSPMAAPGLQPEHDLFIQQTKLKNTLRHLMGEEQITHLGLEYYAS from the coding sequence ATGGCTGGGGTGGAGAGCGTACGCCGCGGCATGAGCCAGCCCATCGGCTCGCTCACGCAGATGGCGACCATTCGCCTTGGCAAGCGCACGGAACATCGCGCGCCGCTCATCAAGGACTTTGTCCCCCTCACCGATTTGAAGGACATCGTCTTCGGCGCCTGGGATCCCATCGCCGACGACGCCTACACCGCCGCGCGCAAGGCCGGCGTCCTCGAGGATCGCGACCTCGAACCGCTGAAGGACTTCCTCTCGTCGATCGTCCCCATGCCGGCGGTGTTCGAGTCGCGCTACGTCACGCGCCTCACGAACACGACGAACGTGAAGTCGGGGAAGACCAAGCGCGACCTGGCGGAGCAGTTGCGCCAGGACATTCGCGACTTCAAGGCGAAGAACGATTGCGAGCGCGTCGTCGCCGTGTGGTGTGCGTCGACCGAGACGTTCATCAAGCCGGGGCCGCAGCACGCGACTGTCGAGCAGTTCGAGCGCGCGATGGAAGCGAACGACGATGCCATCGCACCGTCGATGCTGTATGCGTGGGCCTGCATCATGGAGGATGTCCCCTACTGCAACGGGGCCCCCAACCTCGCCGTCGACACACCGGCGCTCATCGAGCTCGCCAACCAGCGCGGGGTCCCCATTTCGGGGAAGGACTTCAAGACCGGGCAGACGTGGATGAAGACCGTCATCGCGCCGGGGCTCAAGGCACGCATGCTCGGCCTGGCCGGGTGGTACTCGACCAACATCCTCGGCAACCGCGACGGTGAGGTGCTGGACGATCCCGCGTCGTTCAAGACCAAGGAGGAGTCCAAGCTGTCGGTGCTGCACACCATCCTGCAGCCCGAGCAGTACCCGGCGCTGTACAAGGACTTCTCGCACGTCGTGCGCATCAACTACTACCCGCCGCGCGGCGACAACAAGGAAGGGTGGGACAACATCGACATCGTCGGGTGGATGGGCTACCCGATGCAGATCAAGGTGAACTTCCTGTGCCGCGATTCGATCCTGGCGGCGCCGCTCGTCCTCGACCTGGCGCTCCTGTCCGACTTTGCGCATCGCGCGGGGATGAAGGGGATCCAGGAGTGGCTCTCGTTCTACTACAAGAGTCCCATGGCGGCGCCCGGGTTGCAGCCGGAGCACGACCTGTTCATCCAGCAGACAAAGCTCAAGAACACGCTGCGTCACCTCATGGGTGAAGAGCAGATCACGCACCTTGGCCTCGAATACTACGCATCATGA